aaTCCAATTCCACAATCAAAAGGCAGCAAccaatccaaaaacaaaacaaaaaaaccaaacaaaggaGAAAGAACAAACCAACAGAAGAGGACGCAATCGCGGAGCCGCAACCGAAGGTCTTGAAGCAAGCATCAACGATCTTTCCCGATTCATCATCGACCTTGATCTGGAGCTTCATCACATCCCCACAAGCCGGAGCACCGACCAGCCCCGTTCCCACCGATGGATCATTCTTATCGAACGATCCCACGTTCCGAGGGTTGTTGTAGTGATCCACCACCCTCTCATGGTACTCCCGCCGGGCCACCGTCATCGCCGGCGACGGCGTTCCTcgcccaaaccctaaccctagcaaCCTCTTTCCCCCAATTCtcatcattt
This genomic window from Dioscorea cayenensis subsp. rotundata cultivar TDr96_F1 chromosome 20, TDr96_F1_v2_PseudoChromosome.rev07_lg8_w22 25.fasta, whole genome shotgun sequence contains:
- the LOC120251826 gene encoding iron-sulfur cluster assembly protein 1-like produces the protein MMRIGGKRLLGLGFGRGTPSPAMTVARREYHERVVDHYNNPRNVGSFDKNDPSVGTGLVGAPACGDVMKLQIKVDDESGKIVDACFKTFGCGSAIASSSVATEWVKGKQMEEVLTIKNTEIAKHLSLPPVKLHCSMLAEDAIKAAVKDYEAKKAKMTGKEEAVGSEKAAEA